The sequence GAATAGTCAACCGGAAACGGCTCCCACACCGCTTTACAGCTTTGCTGCTTACATGGATAGTATGGGATTTGGTTATGATTCATCGCGCATGGTTAAAACCTACGCTTATCGCGATTTAAGTTCACCATCAACAATTAATAAATATCACTTTTTCAATTACACATTGGAGCAGTCTTCACTAATATTATATTTAATCGAAAATAATCCATCTGATACAACATTCGAAAACGCTATTGATTTGAGGTTATTTAAAAAAGCAAAATCTATTACATCTTATTTTTTTACTCAACGAGAAGCAGCAAAAAACTATTACGGAAAATATTTTATTGATGGATTTATAGAAGAATGGGTTTTTGATGATAGCACCTCAGCAGAAAAAGCAGCAATTAATCTAACCACGCATAAATGTTATGTTTATTTTAATACTTGCGCTTTTATTTGCTGCATCGGTAATTCAATGTATGTCATTTCAAGTCGGTCGTCAGGGTTTATGTATGCACTCAGGCCATATGTTAAATGGTTTTTTGAACATAATGAAACAACCGTATATGCCGATTTTCATATATATTAATATTTAATATAACAGCTTTTTACTTCAGTTTTTAATAAAGTGGTTTGTAACGCATTTCGCAAATAAATCACTAATTTTGCACTGTGAAACAAGGATTTCGGATAATTTCAGGTGTTTTTTTAATTGCGCTGTACGGAGCTATCCTGTTCGGTTACGGACTAAATTCAACTCCATTTGAAATTGCATCTGCACCAAATGTTGAACACGCTCAGCAGTTTACTAAAGTTGGTTTCCCCGATTTATTAAGCCTCACTGCACAAACCGAAAGAATTGTAGCACCGGTGAAATCATCGGTAGCAGGCGGATTAAAACATCCGGATTCAGGTTTAAGTGTTGCTAAACCAATCAATCGCTTTTACAACAGTTTTTATACCCAATATAATTTCTACGCGCAAAAGCTTGTGGTTCGAATGTTACGAACCGATATCATTTACCCTTTCCATTATTTCTGGTAAATATTAATGTAGCCCTATTATTTATTGGCACACACTGCCAACTTTCAACAGACTCAATAAATTCTGCTGAAATACGATTTCCATTTTTTTGTGGATATAATTCCTCAAAGCAAGTGGGGTTCATTCTATTTCCTTTATTCATAAAATTCAAAATTTACTACAATGGACAGCGGAGCTGCTATATTCGGAATTATTATTTCATCATTCATCATAGTCCCTATCGTAATGTTAGGCATATATAAAAGAAAACGAGAAAAACGATTGGTTAAAGCCATTTTTGATCTTGCTGCCAGTCAGCAGGGAACAATAAGTCAACATGACTACTGGGCTAATTCAAGTATTGGTATCGATCAATCCAATAATAAATTATATTTTGTTCAGGATGCCAGATTACACAATGCCGTTTTAATGATAAACCTTGCTGATGTTCAAAAATCGAGAATTATTAACGCTAGCAGAACCATCCGTAGCAACGAAAGTAACATTATCGTTACCGATAAACTGGAACTCGGCTTAAGTATGCTAGATAAAAACAGCGAAGAAATAATATTATCGTTTTATGACGCAACTAAAGACAGTCTAACCCTGGCCGGTGAACTACAACTCATCACCAAGTGGAACGATTTAATTAATACAAGCATCAGCGTCATTTCAAAGCGTAAATAATAAGTACGGGAGGCGCTGTTTTGTTTAAAGGTGCCTCCCTTTTATATTTTCTATTTCTAGTTTTAACATTACTTTAAGCAGAATTTAGGCTTTTTGATTCCCATTTTTTTCCTAATTTAGCCAACATAAATCATCAGATTATGACGGCTTCTGAAATCATGAAACAACTCGAAAAAATGGGTGATGCTCAAACTAAAAAAACATTTTTACGCCACGGCGCAACCGAACCATTATTTGGTGTCAAAATCGCTGAGTTGAAAACGATATTGAAAAAGACAAAAAAGAATCACGCACTTTCACTGGAGTTATATAAAACCGGAAACTCAGATGCTATGTATCTTGCAGTGCTGATGGCTGATGAAACGAAAATCACTGAAGCCGATTTAAATGAATGGGTGAAAAAAGCCAACTGGTCGTACTTAAACGAGTTTGCAGTGCCCTGGGTTGCTGCTGAAACAAATTTTGGTTTTGACCTTGGTATGAAATGGATTAAATCCGATGATCCATTAATTGCTACCGCAGGCTGGTCTACTTTGTCAAATTTTGCTTCCGTAAAAGCCGATGAACAATTAAATATTGAACAATACAGCCATCTGCTGGATCAAGTAGAAAAAACCATTCACAAATCACCTAACCGTGTTCGGTATGCGATGAATTCGTTTGTGATTGCAGTTGGCAGTTATATCAAAGACCTCAACAAAAAAGCGCTTTCAATTGCAGCAAAAATAAGTGATGTAACGGTAGATATGCAGGGAACAGCCTGCAAATTACCTGCAGCAACTGATTATATCAAAAAAGTGATTGACAAAGGCAATTTAGGAAAAAAGAAAAAAATGGCTCGGTGTTAAACTGATTATAATTCTTATTTAACATCTTAAAAATCCCGCAAATAAACTTTTTGCTGAAATTGAACTGAGGAATTATTAGTT comes from Bacteroidota bacterium and encodes:
- a CDS encoding DNA alkylation repair protein; this translates as MTASEIMKQLEKMGDAQTKKTFLRHGATEPLFGVKIAELKTILKKTKKNHALSLELYKTGNSDAMYLAVLMADETKITEADLNEWVKKANWSYLNEFAVPWVAAETNFGFDLGMKWIKSDDPLIATAGWSTLSNFASVKADEQLNIEQYSHLLDQVEKTIHKSPNRVRYAMNSFVIAVGSYIKDLNKKALSIAAKISDVTVDMQGTACKLPAATDYIKKVIDKGNLGKKKKMARC